The proteins below come from a single Clarias gariepinus isolate MV-2021 ecotype Netherlands chromosome 17, CGAR_prim_01v2, whole genome shotgun sequence genomic window:
- the LOC128545731 gene encoding protocadherin gamma-C5-like isoform X5: MTKRTWVGGWRCLLFWLFLFLLLWNNAQGQTRYSVPEELNVGSVVGNIAKDLGLKISELYDRKLRIATESGKQYFSVNLGKGELVVDERIDRESLCGQNANCLLPVQVIIEDPLQLYRVDVEIQDINDNNPRFQSTDRALKIAESTVPGVRFPLESAQDADVGSNSLKSYTLSKDECFSLKVKELGDGRKVPELVLEKSLDREKKAFHQLMLTALDGGNPVKSGTSQINITVLDNNDNNPVFNKAVYKVSISEISSQGTSVLTVDATDLDEGTNGEIQYSFAEHTPDAVRSLFHIDPKTGEFFLNGQLDFESTPTYNIEVSAKDKGVPEMEGHCNVHIDVLDVNDNPPQIVLTSKPSPVREDAPSGTVVALISARDVDSGLNGKVILHTQPEVPFILKSTFSNDYSLVTNGILDREMFPEYIVEITAYDSGSPSLSSKTSISVQILDVNDNPPKFSDNSYKAYVKENNSPGSIVCSVSASDFDVGENAKISYSISDSKAQDMPLSSYFYINSDNGTIFSMHSFDYEKIKVFQIKVQAKDNGSPSLSSNATVHVFIVDQNDNTPAVIYPSALMGSVSHQRLPRSAKAGHLVTKVTAVDADSGHNAWISYRLAEATDASLFTVSLHTGEVRTKRSVSEQDDSSQRLLIEIQDNGEPVQSTTVTLDILIEDAFHEPISDFRHKNPEPDQKSGKITLYLMISLASVSFLCLVTFFVLLIKCARSSRGSSTCCIRRSDGESKNHNRNLQIQLNTDGPIKYVEVLGGDMMSQSQSFGSYLSPMSEFSDFTLVKPSSTTDFTNTLSVLDASLPDSTWTFESQQQKPPNNDWRLPPNQRPGPSGQHRFHTLQQRWTPYEKSRAGARPEEAGAGAIVGTGPWPNPPTEAEQLQALMAAANEVSEATATLGPRYNAQYVPDYRQNVYIPGSTATLTANPQQQMPQQALPPPQAPPQAVPTPDIPKAAPTPASKKKVTKKDKK; the protein is encoded by the exons ATGACAAAGAGGACGTGGGTTGGTGGATGGAGGTGCCTTTTATTCTGgttgtttctctttcttcttttgtGGAATAACGCACAAGGCCAAACTCGCTATTCCGTTCCCGAGGAATTGAACGTGGGCTCGGTTGTCGGAAATATCGCGAAAGATCTAGGCTTGAAAATATCCGAGCTTTATGATCGTAAATTGCGAATAGCCACCGAATCAGGTAAGCAGTATTTCAGTGTAAATCTAGGGAAAGGTGAGCTGGTGGTTGATGAAAGGATCGACAGAGAGAGCCTTTGTGGACAGAACGCAAATTGTCTGTTGCCAGTTCAGGTCATAATCGAGGATCCCCTTCAGCTTTACAGAGTAGATGTTGAAATACAGGACATTAATGACAATAATCCTCGTTTTCAGTCAACCGATCGTGCGCTAAAAATCGCAGAGTCTACCGTGCCCGGAGTGCGCTTCCCCCTGGAAAGTGCACAAGACGCAGATGTAGGGAGTAATTCTTTAAAATCGTACACGTTAAGTAAAGACGAATGCTTCAGTTTAAAAGTCAAGGAACTCGGTGATGGACGGAAAGTGCCCGAGCTGGTTTTGGAGAAATCACTTGACCGTGAGAAGAAAGCTTTTCATCAGCTGATGCTCACCGCATTGGATGGAGGAAATCCAGTCAAGTCAGGCACTTCTCAGATAAATATCACTGTCCTTGATAATAATGACAACAATCCCGTATTCAACAAGGCTGTATATAAAGTAAGCATCAGTGAAATCTCCAGTCAGGGGACGTCAGTGTTAACAGTAGATGCTACAGATTTGGACGAGGGCACGAATGGTGAAATACAATATTCGTTTGCAGAACACACACCCGACGCAGTTCGCTCATTGTTTCACATTGATCCAAAAACGGGCGAATTTTTTTTGAACGGGCAGCTGGATTTCGAAAGCACTCCGACGTACAATATCGAAGTGAGTGCTAAAGATAAAGGAGTCCCTGAAATGGAGGGCCACTGCAATGTTCATATAGACGTTTTAGACGTGAACGACAACCCACCTCAAATCGTGCTCACCTCGAAACCGAGCCCAGTGCGCGAGGACGCACCAAGTGGCACAGTTGTGGCGTTAATAAGCGCCCGCGACGTTGATTCAGGCCTTAATGGCAAAGTCATTTTACACACCCAACCCGAGGTCCCATTTATACTGAAATCGACTTTCTCCAACGACTATTCTTTAGTGACGAATGGAATTTTAGATCGCGAAATGTTCCCGGAGTATATCGTAGAAATCACCGCGTATGATTCAGGTTCTCCTTCGTTGAGCAGCAAAACATCAATTTCCGTTCAAATCCTTGATGTTAATGATAATCCGCCAAAGTTTTCTGATAACTCGTATAAGGCGTATGTCAAGGAGAACAACAGTCCAGGTTCCATTGTCTGTTCTGTCTCAGCTTCAGACTTTGATGTCGGAGAAAATGCCAAGATATCTTATTCTATAAGTGACTCCAAAGCCCAAGACATGCCACTGTCGTCTTATTTCTATATTAATTCAGACAACGGGACCATCTTCAGTATGCACTCATTTGACTATGAAAAGATAAAAGTGTTTCAGATCAAAGTTCAAGCGAAAGATAACGGCTCTCCGTCTCTGAGCAGCAACGCCACggttcatgtttttattgtggACCAGAACGACAACACCCCCGCTGTCATTTACCCCTCTGCACTCATGGGCTCTGTCTCTCATCAGAGGTTGCCCCGCTCCGCTAAAGCAGGACACCTCGTTACTAAAGTCACAGCAGTGGACGCTGACTCGGGCCATAACGCCTGGATTTCCTATCGGCTAGCGGAGGCGACGGACGCGTCCCTGTTCACTGTCAGTTTACACACAGGAGAGGTGAGGACTAAGCGCTCTGTGTCAGAGCAGGATGACTCCTCACAGAGACTGCTCATAGAGATACAGGACAACGGAGAACCGGTGCAGTCCACCACAGTCACACTGGATATACTGATAGAGGACGCCTTTCATGAACCAATCTCAGACTTCAGACACAAAAATCCAGAACCTGATCAGAAAAGTGGCAAAATCACATTATATCTCATGATTTCTCTTGCCTCCGTCTCCTTTTTGTGTTTGGTGACATTTTTCgtattgttaataaaatgcGCTCGGAGCAGTAGAGGCAGCTCGACTTGCTGTATCAGACGGAGCGATGGTGAGTCTAAAAACCACAACAGAAACCTGCAGATCCAGCTCAACACTGACGGACCCATTAAATATGTGGAGGTGCTGGGAGGAGACATGATGTCTCAGAGTCAGTCGTTCGGCTCCTATCTCTCTCCAATGTCCGAATTCAGTGATTTCACCCTTGTTAAACCCAGCAGCACCACAGACTTTACAAACACTCTAAGCGTGCTCGATGCGTCACTACCGGACAGCACGTGGACGTTTGAGAGTCAGCAG CAAAAGCCACCGAACAATGACTGGCGCTTACCTCCTAACCAGAGGCCTGGACCTAGTGG CCAGCACAGGTTCCACACCCTGCAGCAGAGGTGGACTCCGTACGAGAAGTCCAG AGCTGGAGCTCGTCCCGAAGAGGCTGGTGCCGGTGCCATAGTGGGAACAGGACCGTGGCCGAACCCCCCCACTGAGGCGGAACAGCTCCAGGCCCTGATGGCGGCCGCGAACG AAGTGAGTGAAGCCACAGCGACTCTCGGTCCTCGCTACAACGCCCAGTATGTCCCAGACTACCGTCAGAACGTCTACATACCAGGCAGCACCGCGACACTAACGGCTAACCCTCAGCAGCAGATGCCCCAACAGGCTCTGCCACCACCTCAGGCCCCGCCCCAGGCCGTGCCTACCCCTGACATCCCCAAGGCTGCCCCAACCCCGGCCAGCAAGAAGAAGGTCACTAAGAAGGATAAGAAGTAG
- the LOC128545731 gene encoding protocadherin gamma-C5-like isoform X30 gives MTKRTWVGGWRCLLFWLFLFLLLWNNAQGQTRYSVPEELNVGSVVGNIAKDLGLKISELYDRKLRIATESGKQYFSVNLGKGELVVDERIDRESLCGQNANCLLPVQVIIEDPLQLYRVDVEIQDINDNNPRFQSTDRALKIAESTVPGVRFPLESAQDADVGSNSLKSYTLSKDECFSLKVKELGDGRKVPELVLEKSLDREKKAFHQLMLTALDGGNPVKSGTSQINITVLDNNDNNPVFNKAVYKVSISEISSQGTSVLTVDATDLDEGTNGEIQYSFAEHTPDAVRSLFHIDPKTGEFFLNGQLDFESTPTYNIEVSAKDKGVPEMEGHCNVHIDVLDVNDNPPQIVLTSKPSPVREDAPSGTVVALISARDVDSGLNGKVILHTQPEVPFILKSTFSNDYSLVTNGILDREMFPEYIVEITAYDSGSPSLSSKTSISVQILDVNDNPPKFSDNSYKAYVKENNSPGSIVCSVSASDFDVGENAKISYSISDSKAQDMPLSSYFYINSDNGTIFSMHSFDYEKIKVFQIKVQAKDNGSPSLSSNATVHVFIVDQNDNTPAVIYPSALMGSVSHQRLPRSAKAGHLVTKVTAVDADSGHNAWISYRLAEATDASLFTVSLHTGEVRTKRSVSEQDDSSQRLLIEIQDNGEPVQSTTVTLDILIEDAFHEPISDFRHKNPEPDQKSGKITLYLMISLASVSFLCLVTFFVLLIKCARSSRGSSTCCIRRSDGESKNHNRNLQIQLNTDGPIKYVEVLGGDMMSQSQSFGSYLSPMSEFSDFTLVKPSSTTDFTNTLSVLDASLPDSTWTFESQQQKPPNNDWRLPPNQRPGPSGAGARPEEAGAGAIVGTGPWPNPPTEAEQLQALMAAANEVSEATATLGPRYNAQYVPDYRQNVYIPGSTATLTANPQQQMPQQALPPPQAPPQAVPTPDIPKAAPTPASKKKVTKKDKK, from the exons ATGACAAAGAGGACGTGGGTTGGTGGATGGAGGTGCCTTTTATTCTGgttgtttctctttcttcttttgtGGAATAACGCACAAGGCCAAACTCGCTATTCCGTTCCCGAGGAATTGAACGTGGGCTCGGTTGTCGGAAATATCGCGAAAGATCTAGGCTTGAAAATATCCGAGCTTTATGATCGTAAATTGCGAATAGCCACCGAATCAGGTAAGCAGTATTTCAGTGTAAATCTAGGGAAAGGTGAGCTGGTGGTTGATGAAAGGATCGACAGAGAGAGCCTTTGTGGACAGAACGCAAATTGTCTGTTGCCAGTTCAGGTCATAATCGAGGATCCCCTTCAGCTTTACAGAGTAGATGTTGAAATACAGGACATTAATGACAATAATCCTCGTTTTCAGTCAACCGATCGTGCGCTAAAAATCGCAGAGTCTACCGTGCCCGGAGTGCGCTTCCCCCTGGAAAGTGCACAAGACGCAGATGTAGGGAGTAATTCTTTAAAATCGTACACGTTAAGTAAAGACGAATGCTTCAGTTTAAAAGTCAAGGAACTCGGTGATGGACGGAAAGTGCCCGAGCTGGTTTTGGAGAAATCACTTGACCGTGAGAAGAAAGCTTTTCATCAGCTGATGCTCACCGCATTGGATGGAGGAAATCCAGTCAAGTCAGGCACTTCTCAGATAAATATCACTGTCCTTGATAATAATGACAACAATCCCGTATTCAACAAGGCTGTATATAAAGTAAGCATCAGTGAAATCTCCAGTCAGGGGACGTCAGTGTTAACAGTAGATGCTACAGATTTGGACGAGGGCACGAATGGTGAAATACAATATTCGTTTGCAGAACACACACCCGACGCAGTTCGCTCATTGTTTCACATTGATCCAAAAACGGGCGAATTTTTTTTGAACGGGCAGCTGGATTTCGAAAGCACTCCGACGTACAATATCGAAGTGAGTGCTAAAGATAAAGGAGTCCCTGAAATGGAGGGCCACTGCAATGTTCATATAGACGTTTTAGACGTGAACGACAACCCACCTCAAATCGTGCTCACCTCGAAACCGAGCCCAGTGCGCGAGGACGCACCAAGTGGCACAGTTGTGGCGTTAATAAGCGCCCGCGACGTTGATTCAGGCCTTAATGGCAAAGTCATTTTACACACCCAACCCGAGGTCCCATTTATACTGAAATCGACTTTCTCCAACGACTATTCTTTAGTGACGAATGGAATTTTAGATCGCGAAATGTTCCCGGAGTATATCGTAGAAATCACCGCGTATGATTCAGGTTCTCCTTCGTTGAGCAGCAAAACATCAATTTCCGTTCAAATCCTTGATGTTAATGATAATCCGCCAAAGTTTTCTGATAACTCGTATAAGGCGTATGTCAAGGAGAACAACAGTCCAGGTTCCATTGTCTGTTCTGTCTCAGCTTCAGACTTTGATGTCGGAGAAAATGCCAAGATATCTTATTCTATAAGTGACTCCAAAGCCCAAGACATGCCACTGTCGTCTTATTTCTATATTAATTCAGACAACGGGACCATCTTCAGTATGCACTCATTTGACTATGAAAAGATAAAAGTGTTTCAGATCAAAGTTCAAGCGAAAGATAACGGCTCTCCGTCTCTGAGCAGCAACGCCACggttcatgtttttattgtggACCAGAACGACAACACCCCCGCTGTCATTTACCCCTCTGCACTCATGGGCTCTGTCTCTCATCAGAGGTTGCCCCGCTCCGCTAAAGCAGGACACCTCGTTACTAAAGTCACAGCAGTGGACGCTGACTCGGGCCATAACGCCTGGATTTCCTATCGGCTAGCGGAGGCGACGGACGCGTCCCTGTTCACTGTCAGTTTACACACAGGAGAGGTGAGGACTAAGCGCTCTGTGTCAGAGCAGGATGACTCCTCACAGAGACTGCTCATAGAGATACAGGACAACGGAGAACCGGTGCAGTCCACCACAGTCACACTGGATATACTGATAGAGGACGCCTTTCATGAACCAATCTCAGACTTCAGACACAAAAATCCAGAACCTGATCAGAAAAGTGGCAAAATCACATTATATCTCATGATTTCTCTTGCCTCCGTCTCCTTTTTGTGTTTGGTGACATTTTTCgtattgttaataaaatgcGCTCGGAGCAGTAGAGGCAGCTCGACTTGCTGTATCAGACGGAGCGATGGTGAGTCTAAAAACCACAACAGAAACCTGCAGATCCAGCTCAACACTGACGGACCCATTAAATATGTGGAGGTGCTGGGAGGAGACATGATGTCTCAGAGTCAGTCGTTCGGCTCCTATCTCTCTCCAATGTCCGAATTCAGTGATTTCACCCTTGTTAAACCCAGCAGCACCACAGACTTTACAAACACTCTAAGCGTGCTCGATGCGTCACTACCGGACAGCACGTGGACGTTTGAGAGTCAGCAG CAAAAGCCACCGAACAATGACTGGCGCTTACCTCCTAACCAGAGGCCTGGACCTAGTGG AGCTGGAGCTCGTCCCGAAGAGGCTGGTGCCGGTGCCATAGTGGGAACAGGACCGTGGCCGAACCCCCCCACTGAGGCGGAACAGCTCCAGGCCCTGATGGCGGCCGCGAACG AAGTGAGTGAAGCCACAGCGACTCTCGGTCCTCGCTACAACGCCCAGTATGTCCCAGACTACCGTCAGAACGTCTACATACCAGGCAGCACCGCGACACTAACGGCTAACCCTCAGCAGCAGATGCCCCAACAGGCTCTGCCACCACCTCAGGCCCCGCCCCAGGCCGTGCCTACCCCTGACATCCCCAAGGCTGCCCCAACCCCGGCCAGCAAGAAGAAGGTCACTAAGAAGGATAAGAAGTAG